One Brachyspira suanatina DNA segment encodes these proteins:
- the pyrB gene encoding aspartate carbamoyltransferase: protein MRNFISIKELSKEEVIEVLDVAKELDNTDSRERRKLMDGMIMTSIFFEPSTRTRLSFTSAAYRLGCKELGFDNPDQSSIKKGESLRDTIIMVSAYSDIIVMRHSIDGAAKFAEEVTNCPIINAGDGANEHPSQTLLDLYTLREELGTIENQKIAFVGDTRYGRTVHSLVDGLMMFNGEFYFISPDVIQIPDYILKELDNANIKYKKLSNYEEVLKEIDCLYMTRVQRERFDDINEYEEVKHAFRISKDNIVGKCKDDMIILHPLPRVDEINIDLDDTKYAKYFIQARNGVPTRMAMMALATDAIKPKVKRKEMNYEVVENKEIVCPNNKCVTHFEETKNRVVKKGYGDFCYYCNREIGK from the coding sequence ATGAGGAACTTTATATCTATTAAAGAGTTATCAAAAGAGGAAGTTATCGAAGTATTAGATGTAGCTAAGGAGTTGGATAACACTGATAGTAGAGAAAGAAGAAAATTAATGGATGGAATGATAATGACAAGTATATTCTTTGAACCTTCTACAAGGACAAGATTATCATTCACATCAGCTGCTTACAGATTGGGATGCAAAGAGTTAGGATTTGATAACCCGGATCAAAGTTCGATAAAAAAAGGAGAATCTTTAAGAGATACTATAATTATGGTTTCTGCCTATTCAGATATTATAGTTATGAGGCATAGTATTGACGGGGCTGCTAAATTTGCTGAAGAAGTTACAAACTGTCCTATAATAAACGCTGGAGATGGTGCTAACGAACACCCTAGTCAAACTTTATTGGATTTATATACATTGAGAGAAGAATTAGGGACTATAGAGAACCAAAAAATTGCTTTTGTAGGAGATACAAGGTACGGAAGAACTGTTCACTCTTTAGTTGATGGTTTAATGATGTTTAATGGTGAGTTCTATTTTATATCTCCTGATGTTATACAAATACCTGATTATATATTAAAAGAATTAGATAATGCAAATATAAAATATAAAAAACTTAGTAATTATGAAGAAGTATTGAAAGAGATAGACTGTTTATATATGACTAGGGTACAAAGAGAAAGATTTGATGATATCAATGAATATGAAGAAGTTAAACATGCATTCAGAATATCAAAAGACAATATTGTTGGAAAATGTAAAGATGATATGATAATACTTCACCCTCTTCCAAGAGTTGATGAAATTAATATAGATTTAGATGATACAAAATACGCTAAATATTTTATACAGGCTAGAAATGGTGTTCCTACAAGAATGGCTATGATGGCTTTGGCTACAGATGCTATAAAACCTAAGGTAAAAAGAAAAGAAATGAACTATGAAGTTGTAGAAAATAAAGAAATAGTTTGTCCTAATAATAAATGCGTTACACATTTTGAGGAAACAAAAAATAGAGTTGTAAAGAAAGGTTATGGAGATTTCTGTTATTACTGTAACAGAGAAATAGGAAAATAA
- a CDS encoding metal ABC transporter ATP-binding protein has protein sequence MLNIKDLSVFYDSNEVLSNINFSLNKGDYLSIIGENGSGKTTLIKTILGLIKPKKGSVSFNSIKKNEIGYLPQQGIVQKSFPASVFEVVISGRLNKKKFLPFYTSKDKKITLDNLRKLNIENLKNKSYKDLSGGQQQRVALARALCSTKELLILDEPSTGLDPIATADLYNLIKKLNDEVTIIMVSHDISNAVKYSNKILHINKNILFFGSTEDYTKTDIYKRISGEDMR, from the coding sequence ATGTTGAATATAAAAGATTTATCGGTATTTTATGACAGCAATGAGGTATTATCTAATATCAATTTTTCTTTGAATAAAGGAGATTATCTTTCTATAATAGGTGAGAATGGCTCTGGTAAAACCACTTTAATAAAAACAATACTAGGACTAATAAAACCTAAAAAAGGAAGCGTGTCTTTTAACAGCATAAAGAAAAATGAAATAGGATATTTACCTCAGCAGGGAATAGTTCAGAAATCATTTCCGGCAAGCGTATTTGAAGTTGTTATTTCAGGAAGATTAAATAAGAAAAAGTTTCTTCCGTTTTACACTTCTAAAGATAAAAAAATCACTTTAGATAATTTAAGAAAACTTAATATAGAAAATTTAAAAAATAAGTCATATAAAGATTTATCAGGAGGACAGCAGCAGAGAGTGGCATTAGCAAGAGCATTATGTTCTACTAAAGAATTACTTATACTTGATGAGCCTTCTACAGGACTTGATCCAATAGCTACGGCTGATTTATATAATTTAATAAAAAAATTAAATGATGAAGTAACTATTATAATGGTTTCGCATGATATATCGAATGCAGTTAAATACTCTAATAAAATACTTCATATAAATAAAAATATTCTTTTCTTTGGAAGCACAGAAGATTATACAAAAACGGATATATACAAAAGAATATCAGGGGAGGATATGAGATGA
- a CDS encoding DUF3089 domain-containing protein, with translation MRGIQMIKIKIFIAILSSIIILSCSANNNNTAETKLTDYSDKNNWLSIPSTSNEVDVFYLYPTTWSRANSNDSIVCPIDYEPMRKTVTNSMLEQTGIFEEVGNVYAPFYRQADALYLMNTNNNISKEEQNKYFYSSPKEDAIAAFDYYIKNYNNGKPFILAGHSQGAMMIKEILIDYFKTNENLKNRMVAAYILGYSVTQKDLDENPHLRFANSEYDTGVIISYNTEAPDFNGYNPTLLEGAISINPITWTLDETLATKEQGLGANISHNYGNPDANIVTNAGSPSKIADAKVDKARGVIKCSTINPDDFYVRGGGVFEKGVYHVYDIALYYYDLKENVRKRVGAFWK, from the coding sequence ATGAGAGGAATTCAAATGATAAAAATTAAAATCTTTATTGCTATTTTATCAAGTATTATAATTCTAAGCTGTTCTGCAAATAACAATAATACAGCAGAAACAAAATTAACCGATTATTCAGACAAAAATAATTGGCTTAGTATACCTTCAACATCAAATGAAGTAGATGTATTTTATCTATACCCTACAACATGGAGCAGAGCAAATAGCAATGACAGTATAGTATGCCCAATAGACTATGAGCCAATGAGAAAAACTGTTACAAATTCAATGCTTGAACAAACAGGAATATTTGAAGAAGTTGGAAATGTATATGCTCCGTTTTACAGACAGGCTGATGCTTTATATTTAATGAATACAAATAATAACATAAGCAAAGAAGAACAAAATAAATATTTTTATTCTTCACCTAAAGAAGATGCAATAGCAGCATTCGATTATTATATTAAAAATTATAATAATGGAAAGCCATTCATATTAGCAGGACATTCTCAGGGTGCTATGATGATAAAAGAAATATTAATAGACTATTTCAAAACAAATGAAAATTTAAAAAACAGAATGGTAGCAGCTTATATATTAGGATATTCAGTTACTCAAAAAGATTTAGATGAAAATCCTCATTTGAGATTTGCAAACAGTGAATATGATACAGGAGTAATAATTTCTTATAATACAGAAGCACCAGATTTTAATGGATATAACCCTACACTTCTTGAAGGAGCAATTTCAATAAATCCTATAACTTGGACATTGGATGAAACTTTAGCAACTAAAGAACAGGGTTTAGGAGCTAATATATCTCATAATTATGGAAATCCTGATGCTAATATAGTTACAAATGCAGGCAGCCCTTCAAAGATAGCCGATGCTAAAGTAGATAAGGCAAGAGGCGTTATAAAATGCAGCACTATAAACCCTGATGATTTTTATGTTAGAGGCGGTGGAGTTTTTGAAAAAGGCGTTTACCATGTTTATGATATTGCTCTTTATTATTATGATTTAAAAGAAAATGTAAGAAAAAGAGTAGGAGCTTTTTGGAAATAA
- a CDS encoding dihydroorotase, producing the protein MIIKNAKIPNNEKIVSIIIENEKIKNIDYDNNFEKYISDNKTDDIIDANYNYVLSGIIDPHTHMRDPGLTHKEDFNSGSKACARGGVTVFLDMPNTVPNTISKENLLSKKSMMIGKSYVDYGFHFGGSKADNSDDIKNIINDAASTKIFFNASTGNMLVEDDKILEKLFEASKIVTVHAEDKMVDKAIKIAKNTNTPLYLCHLSLESEIDSLRKAKDSGMIIYGEATPHHLFLNTEDVNKNDRNKMLLRMKPELREKSDNKALWDAILDGTIDTIGTDHAPHLISEKLEKLTFGVPSVEHSLELMLKKVNDNTIDLKLLTKIMSEKSAEIFSMKDKGLLKENYDADLVIIDLNDNSEIEEKDIITKAGWSPYIGFKRGGKVLTTIVRGNIVYNNGKFTDNYIGKEITYNN; encoded by the coding sequence ATGATAATCAAAAATGCTAAAATTCCAAATAATGAAAAAATAGTTTCTATAATAATAGAAAATGAAAAAATAAAAAATATAGACTATGATAATAACTTTGAAAAATATATATCTGATAATAAAACAGATGATATAATAGATGCTAATTACAATTATGTGCTTTCAGGAATAATAGACCCTCATACACATATGAGAGATCCTGGACTTACACATAAAGAAGATTTTAATTCAGGAAGTAAAGCTTGTGCCAGAGGAGGTGTTACAGTATTTTTAGATATGCCTAATACTGTACCAAACACTATTTCAAAAGAAAATTTACTTTCAAAAAAATCTATGATGATTGGAAAATCTTATGTAGATTACGGCTTTCATTTTGGAGGAAGCAAAGCAGATAACAGCGATGATATAAAAAATATTATCAATGATGCAGCATCTACAAAAATATTCTTTAATGCATCTACAGGAAATATGCTTGTAGAAGATGATAAAATATTAGAAAAATTATTTGAAGCATCAAAAATAGTTACTGTTCATGCTGAAGATAAAATGGTTGATAAGGCAATAAAAATAGCAAAAAATACTAATACTCCATTATATTTATGCCATTTATCACTTGAAAGCGAAATTGATTCATTAAGGAAAGCAAAAGACTCTGGAATGATAATTTACGGAGAAGCTACTCCTCATCATTTATTTTTAAATACTGAAGATGTAAATAAAAATGATAGAAATAAAATGCTGCTTAGAATGAAGCCTGAATTAAGAGAAAAATCAGACAATAAAGCATTATGGGATGCAATATTAGACGGCACTATAGATACAATAGGAACAGATCATGCTCCTCATTTGATAAGCGAGAAATTAGAAAAACTTACATTCGGAGTTCCTTCTGTTGAACATTCTCTTGAATTAATGCTCAAAAAAGTTAATGATAATACTATAGATTTAAAATTACTTACAAAAATCATGAGTGAAAAATCTGCTGAAATTTTCTCTATGAAAGATAAAGGTTTATTAAAAGAAAATTACGATGCCGATTTAGTAATAATAGATTTAAATGATAATTCAGAAATAGAAGAAAAAGATATAATTACTAAAGCAGGCTGGTCGCCTTATATAGGTTTCAAAAGAGGCGGAAAAGTTTTAACTACTATAGTACGCGGAAATATAGTATATAATAATGGCAAATTCACTGACAATTATATAGGAAAAGAGATAACTTATAATAATTAA
- a CDS encoding metal ABC transporter permease encodes MIALIQELFSYTFIVRAVIVGILVSLCAALLGVNLVLKRYSMIGIGLSNVGFGALSLSLMFGFSTLQLSIPIVAIASILLLRLSENSKIKGDAAIALISSVSLAVGIIAITVKTGINTDVCNYMFGSILAMSKSDVYISIAVSIVVIVLYVLFYNKIFLVTFDENFARAVGINAEFYNMLISILTSLIIVLGMRMMGAMLISSLIIFPALTSMRVFNTFKSVVISSAILSVLCFFIGMIASFQLEYPTGACIVMVNLAMLLIFSIVGRFIKLGAK; translated from the coding sequence ATGATTGCTTTGATTCAGGAACTTTTTTCATATACCTTCATCGTGAGGGCTGTTATAGTCGGCATATTAGTATCATTATGTGCGGCACTTTTAGGCGTTAACTTAGTTTTAAAAAGATATTCTATGATTGGTATTGGGCTTTCTAATGTAGGATTTGGAGCATTATCTCTTTCTTTAATGTTTGGATTTTCTACTCTTCAGCTTTCAATACCTATAGTTGCTATTGCTTCAATATTGCTTTTAAGATTAAGTGAAAACAGTAAAATAAAAGGTGATGCTGCTATTGCTTTGATTTCAAGTGTATCTTTAGCGGTTGGTATTATAGCCATTACTGTGAAAACAGGTATAAATACAGATGTATGTAATTATATGTTTGGAAGTATACTTGCTATGAGCAAAAGCGATGTTTATATAAGTATTGCTGTAAGTATTGTAGTTATAGTACTTTATGTTCTTTTCTATAATAAAATATTTTTAGTAACATTCGATGAGAATTTTGCCCGTGCTGTTGGAATAAATGCTGAATTTTATAATATGCTTATATCTATACTAACATCTTTGATTATAGTATTAGGTATGAGAATGATGGGAGCTATGCTTATATCAAGTTTGATAATATTTCCGGCACTTACCTCTATGCGTGTATTTAATACTTTTAAGAGCGTGGTAATTTCATCGGCTATATTATCTGTATTATGCTTTTTTATAGGGATGATAGCTTCTTTTCAGCTTGAATATCCTACAGGAGCATGCATTGTTATGGTAAATTTAGCTATGCTTTTAATTTTTTCTATTGTAGGAAGGTTTATAAAATTAGGGGCTAAATAA
- the dxs gene encoding 1-deoxy-D-xylulose-5-phosphate synthase, with protein sequence MYLESINTPSDIKNLDIEQLKLLASEIREFLINNVSNTGGHLGSNLGVVDLTLVLHYLFDSPKDAFIFDVGHQSYTHKILTGRKDKFNTLRTYGGISGFPKRIESEHDIEETGHSSTSLSFAYGLACSKELLELRGDVIAIIGDGAMTGGMALEAMNNIAHTNTDIIIVLNNNEMSIGKNIGAVSKFLNTTLNDSLVQEASEKVRGLVSTLPFGDIANEFIDRGKGAIRTFVAPGIAFREMGFKYFGPVDGHNFEDLISTFQKAKSIRGPRLVQVNTIKGKGYKVAEENPSKFHGIGPFDIETGELKSKSSSKTFSNLAGECIIKVAEENKNVVAITAAMESGTGLTEYAKLFKDRFFDVGIAEQHAITFAVGLSENGIIPFVCLYSTFLQRGYDQVIHDIGIMNANVKLMIDRAGLVPEDGDTHQGVFDVSFLRIIPNITIMAPVGEKDFKDMVKKSVEYKGPTVMRYNKSAVRELKANIVADNFEIGHAHIVRESNKQKNLIISYGPTLIDIVDAVDEINFDSSILNLSTLKPLDEETILNMIRKADKILIIEESIKKGGIGSAILELMSDNEIYKNVKLHALPDKFFEVATRDELLKIYKLDKEGIKETIKSYF encoded by the coding sequence ATGTACTTAGAATCTATCAATACTCCTTCAGATATAAAAAATTTAGATATAGAACAATTAAAATTATTAGCTTCAGAGATAAGAGAGTTTTTAATAAATAATGTATCTAATACAGGTGGACATTTGGGAAGTAATTTAGGAGTGGTAGATTTAACTTTGGTACTTCATTATTTATTTGATTCTCCTAAAGATGCATTTATATTTGATGTAGGGCATCAGTCATATACTCATAAAATTCTCACAGGAAGAAAAGATAAATTCAATACTTTGAGAACTTACGGAGGAATATCCGGTTTTCCCAAAAGAATAGAATCTGAGCATGATATTGAAGAAACAGGGCATTCATCTACTTCATTATCATTTGCCTATGGATTAGCATGTTCAAAAGAACTTTTAGAACTTAGAGGTGATGTTATAGCTATTATTGGAGATGGTGCTATGACTGGCGGAATGGCATTAGAAGCTATGAATAATATTGCACATACAAATACAGATATAATAATAGTTTTGAATAATAATGAAATGTCTATAGGTAAAAATATAGGTGCTGTATCTAAATTTTTAAATACTACATTGAATGACAGTTTAGTTCAGGAAGCATCAGAGAAGGTTAGGGGACTTGTATCTACTTTACCTTTCGGAGATATTGCTAATGAATTTATAGATAGAGGAAAAGGGGCTATTAGAACTTTTGTAGCTCCTGGAATTGCTTTTAGAGAAATGGGATTCAAATATTTTGGTCCTGTTGATGGTCATAATTTTGAAGATTTAATCAGTACTTTTCAGAAGGCAAAATCAATAAGAGGACCTAGATTAGTTCAGGTTAATACTATTAAAGGTAAAGGATACAAAGTAGCAGAAGAAAATCCATCTAAATTTCATGGTATAGGACCTTTTGATATAGAAACTGGAGAATTAAAAAGTAAATCTTCTTCAAAAACTTTTTCTAATTTAGCAGGAGAATGCATAATAAAAGTAGCCGAAGAAAATAAAAATGTTGTTGCAATAACTGCCGCTATGGAATCGGGTACAGGTTTAACTGAATATGCAAAACTTTTTAAAGATAGATTTTTTGATGTAGGTATAGCAGAACAGCATGCCATCACTTTTGCTGTTGGACTTTCTGAAAATGGTATAATACCTTTTGTATGCTTGTATTCTACATTCCTTCAAAGAGGATATGATCAGGTTATACATGATATTGGTATAATGAATGCTAATGTTAAACTTATGATAGATAGGGCAGGTCTTGTTCCTGAAGACGGAGATACTCATCAGGGTGTATTTGATGTATCTTTTTTAAGAATCATACCTAATATTACAATTATGGCTCCGGTTGGAGAAAAAGATTTTAAGGATATGGTAAAAAAATCTGTAGAATATAAAGGTCCTACAGTTATGAGATATAATAAATCGGCTGTGAGAGAATTAAAGGCTAATATTGTAGCTGATAATTTTGAGATAGGACATGCTCATATTGTAAGAGAATCTAATAAACAAAAAAATCTTATAATAAGTTACGGTCCTACGCTTATTGATATAGTTGATGCTGTTGATGAAATTAATTTTGACTCTTCAATATTAAATCTTTCTACTTTAAAGCCGCTAGATGAGGAAACTATTTTAAATATGATTAGAAAAGCGGATAAAATTTTAATAATAGAAGAAAGTATAAAAAAGGGCGGTATTGGAAGTGCTATATTAGAATTAATGTCTGATAATGAAATATATAAGAATGTTAAACTTCATGCTTTGCCTGATAAGTTTTTTGAAGTTGCTACTAGAGATGAGCTTTTAAAAATTTACAAATTAGATAAAGAAGGTATAAAAGAAACTATTAAAAGTTATTTTTAA